One genomic region from Candidatus Nitrosopumilus koreensis AR1 encodes:
- a CDS encoding helix-turn-helix transcriptional regulator, whose product MLFVSWDSESISSELFELASEQRLDILQKLSKNKLNNSKLAEILDATKPEIHRNVSRLSKSGLIEKDTDGNYSLTTYGKAVLVQIPSITFFSDNKSYFSKHTLGNLDAKFIQRLGALTNKKNIKGYVKTLEKWRQIHENAKKYIYNILSEVPYSGDVVEVISKQLKNKIEIHSIFSDDVIIPEERKKIFEEKGFQKYIQSGNLKRKIKKDVDIAVLVTDKEAAVFFSDLEGTIDLSQMFYSADPKFREWCCDYFEWCWEQSVPFQEAKLS is encoded by the coding sequence ATGCTTTTTGTGAGTTGGGATTCTGAAAGTATATCTTCTGAATTGTTTGAATTAGCTAGTGAACAGCGACTAGATATTTTGCAAAAACTATCAAAAAATAAACTCAACAATTCTAAACTTGCAGAGATTTTGGATGCAACTAAACCTGAAATTCATAGAAATGTGTCCCGACTGTCTAAATCTGGATTAATCGAAAAAGACACTGATGGAAATTACAGCTTAACTACATATGGTAAGGCAGTACTAGTTCAAATTCCTTCTATCACTTTCTTTTCTGACAATAAATCATATTTTAGCAAGCACACATTGGGAAATCTCGATGCAAAATTTATTCAAAGACTAGGTGCATTAACAAATAAAAAAAATATCAAAGGATATGTGAAAACTTTGGAAAAGTGGCGTCAAATTCATGAAAACGCTAAAAAATACATCTACAATATTTTGTCTGAAGTTCCATACTCTGGAGATGTTGTAGAAGTCATTTCAAAGCAATTAAAAAATAAAATTGAAATCCATTCAATTTTTTCAGACGATGTCATAATTCCTGAAGAGCGGAAAAAAATCTTTGAAGAAAAAGGATTTCAAAAATACATCCAGAGCGGAAACTTGAAGAGGAAAATCAAAAAGGATGTCGATATTGCTGTTTTAGTTACTGATAAGGAGGCAGCCGTATTTTTCTCTGATCTTGAGGGAACCATTGATCTGAGTCAGATGTTTTATAGTGCCGATCCAAAGTTTCGTGAATGGTGTTGTGACTATTTTGAATGGTGCTGGGAACAAAGTGTGCCATTTCAAGAGGCAAAACTGTCTTGA
- a CDS encoding adenylate/guanylate cyclase domain-containing protein, producing MSNEAPEDLIYAAFFFTDIVGLSNPIISTETQKMKIEKLNSMIYDCKTFALTKKNELFILPTGDGMLLAFKDGLEQPVSLAVELHQKLRRYNEQAYDTEKIFIRIGCNVGHIFIVKDMFGNVNLWGPGAVLARRVMDLGESNHILIPSSMVNDLFELSNDYEKMIFPIQNFTIKHGEDLLVYSIHGSEFGNSEPPKKTNQITKTQSNHSSTCQKIIFNIKIKDSEKNNLAFERIYDFVNNSTEPIYDIQIEIMSHTKLDIGDLNIRAFDENKQELEISKITSTDFSKQLTIKLARPVFKGSQGRIIRVTYEKNEPSNFFEHRFLMDTDSFELNLITPKNVSNIHPKFFLIDKNNKKTCLEETQKTSKGMSYVTSWQKNDKIFFDDIIRVEY from the coding sequence TTGAGTAATGAGGCACCTGAAGATTTAATCTACGCAGCATTTTTTTTCACAGACATTGTAGGATTGTCAAATCCCATTATTTCAACAGAGACCCAAAAAATGAAAATTGAAAAATTAAATTCAATGATCTATGACTGTAAAACTTTTGCATTAACCAAAAAAAATGAATTATTTATTTTACCAACTGGAGATGGGATGCTACTTGCGTTCAAAGATGGATTAGAGCAACCCGTCTCTCTTGCAGTAGAACTGCATCAGAAACTCAGAAGATATAACGAACAAGCATATGATACTGAAAAGATCTTTATTAGAATTGGGTGCAATGTAGGCCATATTTTTATTGTAAAAGACATGTTTGGAAATGTCAATTTATGGGGGCCAGGTGCAGTTCTTGCAAGAAGAGTGATGGATCTGGGGGAATCTAACCACATTTTAATTCCTTCAAGCATGGTCAATGATCTCTTTGAATTATCAAATGACTATGAGAAAATGATTTTTCCCATTCAAAATTTTACAATAAAACACGGAGAAGATCTTTTAGTTTACTCTATACACGGTTCAGAATTTGGAAATAGTGAACCTCCAAAAAAAACTAATCAAATTACTAAAACACAATCAAATCATAGTTCCACATGTCAAAAGATTATTTTTAATATAAAAATAAAAGATTCAGAAAAAAACAATTTAGCATTTGAAAGGATTTATGATTTTGTAAATAATTCAACAGAACCGATATATGATATTCAAATTGAAATTATGTCACATACAAAACTAGACATTGGTGATTTAAACATAAGAGCGTTTGATGAAAACAAACAAGAATTAGAAATATCAAAAATTACATCTACTGATTTTTCCAAACAATTAACCATAAAACTAGCACGACCAGTCTTTAAAGGAAGTCAAGGACGCATAATCAGAGTAACATATGAAAAAAATGAACCAAGTAATTTCTTTGAACATAGATTTTTGATGGATACTGATAGTTTTGAATTAAATTTGATCACACCAAAAAATGTTTCAAACATACATCCAAAATTCTTTCTAATAGACAAAAACAATAAAAAAACTTGTCTAGAAGAAACACAAAAAACATCTAAAGGAATGTCATATGTTACTTCATGGCAAAAAAATGATAAAATATTTTTTGACGATATAATTAGAGTGGAATATTAG
- a CDS encoding tetratricopeptide repeat protein: protein MNDISSFYAKKAEKLKKDKKFEEALKLTNKATQIKQEEESENFWYSRAVHCCELGEYEDAVNCLDKDLSVHKKSYETFFLKGLLLMQLTHHAEAIECFNKAAEERNQNYLQSNKKAERLKKAHKFEKALLYADLAINEKQLDNEFWYNKGLCFFHLKKYVESNDCFAHALDVKNDDFKTLYAQAKCELFLENESKCLEILENICKHDLVCKEKLRVDHDFARLSKNKGFRMILGL, encoded by the coding sequence ATGAATGACATATCCTCATTTTATGCAAAAAAAGCTGAGAAATTAAAAAAGGATAAAAAATTCGAGGAGGCGCTGAAACTGACAAATAAAGCAACTCAAATTAAACAAGAAGAAGAATCTGAAAATTTTTGGTATTCTCGAGCTGTGCATTGCTGTGAATTGGGGGAGTATGAGGATGCCGTGAACTGTCTTGACAAAGATTTGTCTGTACACAAAAAAAGCTATGAAACTTTTTTCTTAAAGGGACTTCTTTTAATGCAATTAACTCACCATGCTGAAGCAATAGAGTGTTTTAACAAAGCAGCTGAAGAAAGAAATCAAAACTATCTGCAAAGTAACAAAAAGGCAGAACGACTGAAAAAAGCTCACAAGTTTGAAAAAGCACTGTTATATGCCGATCTAGCTATTAATGAAAAACAACTGGATAATGAATTTTGGTATAACAAAGGATTGTGTTTTTTTCATCTGAAAAAATATGTTGAATCTAATGATTGTTTTGCACATGCATTAGACGTTAAAAATGATGATTTCAAAACACTTTATGCTCAGGCAAAATGTGAATTATTTTTGGAAAATGAATCCAAATGTCTTGAAATTTTAGAAAATATATGTAAACATGATTTAGTTTGCAAAGAAAAATTACGTGTGGATCATGATTTTGCTAGATTGTCTAAAAACAAGGGATTTCGAATGATTTTGGGGTTGTAG
- a CDS encoding adenylate/guanylate cyclase domain-containing protein codes for MRWEAGVNLSELLSNDGVVQNLEPPPYSILKYPLRETDSDPMGISDYLVAFATKSRAYCVGCVDMVNSTRISASLSRDNLMKYYETFLNSMAVIVGKFDGKVIKNVGDCLLFYFPLSENGNNLEHVRRSIDCGLVMTKAQKIISRELILKKLPSLNYRISMDYGSVIIMNTNKSVEIDMIGPPVNMCTKINHLAQNNEFVIGGDLREIVKKIEKYSFKQIRGYNVGFKSAYPAYKVQLKNR; via the coding sequence ATGAGATGGGAAGCAGGTGTAAATTTATCTGAATTACTATCAAATGATGGTGTAGTGCAAAATTTAGAACCTCCTCCCTATTCTATTCTAAAGTATCCATTACGAGAAACTGATTCTGATCCTATGGGAATTTCAGATTATTTGGTTGCATTTGCCACAAAATCTCGTGCATACTGTGTGGGCTGTGTGGATATGGTAAATTCAACGAGAATTTCTGCATCATTATCTAGAGATAATCTTATGAAATACTATGAAACTTTTTTGAATTCAATGGCAGTAATTGTGGGAAAGTTTGATGGCAAAGTAATTAAAAATGTGGGCGATTGTTTGTTATTTTATTTCCCACTGTCTGAAAATGGAAATAATCTAGAACATGTGCGAAGATCTATTGATTGCGGTTTGGTAATGACAAAGGCGCAAAAAATTATTTCTAGAGAATTAATTTTAAAAAAATTACCTTCCTTAAACTATAGGATAAGTATGGACTATGGCAGTGTTATAATCATGAATACAAACAAATCTGTAGAAATTGATATGATAGGACCTCCAGTAAACATGTGTACAAAAATAAATCATCTTGCTCAAAATAATGAATTTGTTATTGGTGGAGATTTGCGTGAGATTGTAAAAAAAATAGAAAAATATAGTTTCAAACAAATCCGTGGATACAATGTGGGCTTCAAGTCTGCCTACCCTGCTTACAAGGTTCAATTAAAAAATCGGTAA